The Solanum lycopersicum chromosome 8, SLM_r2.1 DNA segment ggtcATATTTCAAACATATAAACAATGAAAAGAGATGGATCTGGAACCCCTTTAagatttttaactttttaagtaAAACTGCCTTgaattgatgaaaaaattacaattgaTTCTTTTCTCaccttataaattaaaattcaaaaaagtagtaaataaataaagggaATATAAAATCAAACCTCCTTTGGAATCATGCCTGTTAGGGTATGTTGAACccatttgaaaattaaatctCTCACACATCCTTCGAAGTGTAACAATCCATCTTTTAGCTCAGTATGCTTCACGATCACACAACAAATCTCTAAAGATATGATTAACCTGATATTTTTCATATACTTGAACATGTTCCACTCAAGTAACCtgcaaaagtaaaaataatcaagaaacaagaataaaaataattaacttagttGGAAAATAATGAGGAAAGCGTGtttgaaatttgtatttttttagcaATGGATGTCATAGGCAAGAATTGAAAAGGACCTATGAGGAGAAAGAATAATCCTCGCTCTTTTGATTCAAACATCTGTGACATGAACAACAGTGTATAGGCCGGAGTTGCACATAGAAATGAAGACTAACAACTCTAATAGCATGTTAAAAAGATAGTTATTGAATCTAACTCAATCCTAAAATCAAACTTATCAGGTTATGGGGGATTTTCCAAGGTTATACACAAAGAGAAAGATTATTTTCTAAAACAATATGGGGACACTTAAGTAAGCCCCCCATGCAAGTCCGGAAGCTGATCATTTGGAGAATAAATTAACAACATAACATGACGACCCAAAATTAGATAAATCGAGAATAAAGATAGTTTGACTCTTATATAATATTAGAAACAATAGACATCATGAAATAGGCATAAGAGTAAATTTGTACCTATTTAATATACCATTTGAAAAATAAGCTACATATAAATAGTGATATGTATGTTTCCCGTTTGACTTGTAGAATAACACTGCAATACTCAAACAAATGTGAAATATAGCTAGAAAGAAAGAATCTCTATGGATCCAATGGGTGCATACTTATTTCATAAAGAATAGGGTGGTCGAAACTGTCACTTTACCTACTACTGCTTTATTGGTAGTGCGAATGACTTTGAGTACAAGAGATTTGATAATCCCAAGGCAAGATGGGCAGAGTGAGTTGATGATGGACTTTGCAAAGGCACAAAAAGGTGGGAAGTTTTCTACCAAGAAGATGAATAACTATATCATGCCTAATTTTACAAGAGTAGAATGGAAAAGTAGTACTTTGCAACGAGGAGTACATCCAAGATTCAAATTCATTTTGTGGCTAGCTGTGCAGAAAACATTAGCAATTGTTGAAAGACTTGAAAAGTTTGGTATTCAGGTGTCAGCTGAATATGTGTTCTGTAGTAACAGAAAGGAAACCTTTGAACCTATTTGTTTTGATTGCCAAGTGACAAAGACATTATGAGAAAGAATGTGCATCTGGATAGAAACACCAAAGAAGTATTCATGACTGAATCAAGACTAGTGTTTTTGTGAGGATTGAATATATCATTTAGAGAGAAAGAAACAAGATTAGCTTCTATCGAGTAAGATTATATGTTGATAAGGTCTTTAGAGAGATTGTACTGCATATTCATCTAAGAGGACAACACAAGGCAATATGGAAATCTTTTCTACAAACACTATATAAGTATCCTTACATTTCCTTTGTAATAGATTAGTTTCTTGATTTGTTTTATGTATGAGTAGGAAGTTAGATGGTAAGAAGAGAAGTTCTTATGGGTGTTTGTATGTAATGATTTGTTAGTAAATGAACATCCttgtgataaaaaataaaataaatttcaagaacAAATGCATGATAAGACTACATACAATTGACCACAGTAATATGGACCACGTGTATAGAGGGAGCTTAATGCACAtaattttcctattatataaatattgatatagAGAGAGGATATGATTCTTACCTTACTTTGGCCATTGCCCATATCTTGAATTGCACAACCAGATGGAAACTTCCAAGAATAAGAAGGTACACCACTCTGAATGTCGTTGAATATATCATATGAAATATCCACCATGATCCATGTTGTTACATCAGGTTGTCTACAACCACGTATGAACAAAAACTCTCTAGCTTCAACTAGAGGAGATAAAATATGCAACTTTTCATACATctgaattcaagaaaaaaaaaagatcattttatgaGTCAATTTCaatattgatttaatttctAGGGGAAAAATCTAAAAGATGGATTAATATTTTACCAATTGCATAGAGCCTCCCCAAGTACCAgaatcaagaacttcaatagTCTTAGCTTTTGTGACTATAGTAGGAAACAAGTTCATCCATTTGACCTACATATAAAAAACAATTACTTTTAAGCATATGattaattcttaaaaataagtATGACAACTATGTCTAAAAATAAGTAATGATTTTCCATGTCCATAACTCCATATAAACTCATCTTAATCAATATTGTATGGGAGCAAATTAAAAAGCGAAATGGTATCAACCTATTGAGAAATAGACAATTTTTTGAGttagatttaaaaatatcatgacAGTTTCTTAGATCTCTCACTTGCTCAAGTTCGAAATCCATGATATTGGCATGGTATGTTTCCACATGAGAAGTGGTAAGTGTCCAACGAATTCTCACATAATGGatacttttcaaaaatcaacTAGCGCTCCCAATCTTTAATAtacaaatcatatatatatatatatatatatatatatatatatatatatatatatatatatatatatatatataaaacatgaaagtgtTCATGAAACTTACTGGATCAAGAAAATTATGGATCAACTCAACTGCAGTCATTGACACAATTCCACAATCCTTTGATGATTCAATTCGACCCGTTGATGTTTGGGGAGGTAGAACTTGATTTGAAAAGTTTCTTCCATAAATCTCATGATGAATAAAACACCGCCTATCACTTGATGAATCTACCCAAAAAGGATCATTCATCTTCCAAAGTTCAACCATTTCATTCATAGAAGCAACAACAGTCTCAAACATAATTGTTTGCTGCCTACTATCATGATTACATTCAtcatgttcttgtggtgattgAGAGATCATTGAATGTGCATgaaaattattactattttgattgttttcttgACGAAGAGGAGGATATATAATGGGAGAGCCACGTGTGTCTTCGTTCAACAAACTTCCATCAGATGAATTTGAAGGTGATCCAAGAGTCGATATTTGTGGTGCCAAATTTGAATCCATCACAAAAGGTCTTCCAAAAACATGTGAGATGAGACTTGATACTTTTTCAtcctgaaaaaataaaattttaagttaatttacttaaatatagGTACGTATCTAAATAAACATATTTGAGAAgtgtataatttgctattagtgtatataatttaaattctttCAATCAATTAATTGATTGTGAGATCAACATTATCTCTCTTGTCAAGGGAGGGTGCAACTCATATGCACGGGGCGGAAACAAATGCAAGATATAATTTAACACATTTAACACTATTGTAAATCTCATTAAAAAGAGAATCACCATGTTTAACATACTATCACAACCCTAACAAGGTTTGAGCTCATCTATCCCTACGACCTTTTGTTAGGGATAGATGAATCTTATCCATACTATCACAACCCTTGGTAGTAGAATTCCAAAGATTAATTgttgtatttataaaattattgatccagagataatattatttgatctgactccttcattttttattataagttaTGTTCTAATACCTTAAATTCTGGATTAATCCATCAAGTTCAAACCATGAATTTGCCTCGTCTTTGTTATATATAAGTAATTCTTTTCAggataaatagaaaaattaacataaaaaataaaataaataggatAAATCGAAGGTTGAATAACTTGTTATGTCAACCATTGATTTTctgttttcatattttctaaattacgttctctttcttcttttccaaTAGGAAGTCCATCACATTTTGGACACATAATATTCTTCATTGCCTCTTTCATTGCCTTATATTcacaaagaattttttttattttcgaaGAGCATTGTTAATGGATGTCTCAATTTTAGTCTGATGAAATctatataacaaaaattaatcaCATATCGAATAACAATACAAACTTAATATAACATATAGGTAACTAAATAATTGtacaaataattattatgttaaattttcatTCTTCACAAATAAAGGATCAATAGTTCACACTCCAATAAATTGAAGAGTTATGTACTGAGCAAGATATTACTTGTATCAGAATtagaatattataataattgaagGACAAAACATGGTACTAAGCCTTTTTATAatgcttgaaaaatattttttccattcATCTTTGCTTAAAAGTTCAAAATTCCATTCTAATTTGAACCACATATACATTCTTCCTCgtataagaaatatattttagagAATTTTTACATAGGTGAAAAAATTAATCCATGAAAATTTAGTTTACTCAACTTGCCTAAATTTAGCTAGAAGTTCTGAACCACATATTATCTGAATCACTACTACTACCCATAGTTCCCACAACTAAAAACTTCTCTATGATATCAAGAGTACTGATCATATTCAAGCTACACTATTTTATCCTCGGTTTGTTACCTAGTATCCTCTTCTTCCTCTCCCTTACAATCAGAAATCCACCAGATGGAGTTAGTGTTAGGTCGTTAAATTCTCACTCGGGATAACCAACAGTCTTTATGAAGAACTTTATGTTCCTTCCTAAGAAGCAAATAGTCTATATGAGTTTTATCTACCGTGCTATGGAAGGTGACCAAGTTCTCCTCCTCCTTCAAGAAACTTGAATTGACTACCACCAACCCAAAAGCTATTGAAAAATTCATAAGTGAGACTCCTCCGCATTCTTGTCTCTGAAACTGAAACCTCCATACTAATCACTTCACCCCATTGGAGTAGACTCGATGTGACCATTGAAATCTCCTTCTATGAATAACTTCTTTCTATTTGAAACACCTCCACCCACCTCGTCCAAATCCTCCCAAAAAGACTTCTAGTCCTCCTTGTCCAAGACAATTTGCAGAGCGTAAGCACCAATAATGTTCAAACTGGAATCTCCAATCACTAActtaatcatcatcatcctatCATTGATCATCCTTACCTCAGTCACTTCCTCCCTAAGCTCACAATCCGCTAAGATGCCTACTTTATTCCTAATCGTTATACCTTTCGAGTAGCACAACTTATACTTATCCATATCACATGCCTTCTATCCTTCTCATTTGGTTTCCTGGATACAAGTTATCCTTCTCTTTTTGAGAATCTTCACTAGCTCTATGAAATTTCCTACCAAAGACCATACTCTTATTGTAAATGTGATAAATATAGTCAtgttaagaaaataacattGTTTGGTAATTGAACAACTAACGagaaaaattactttttgatAGAAGTTGAAAAATTGGGTTGTGGTCTATTTTAAGCCCAACCCAACCCAAATAACTTATTCATCAGCTCATTTATTTATACAAGTTATTTTGACTAGCCTGGACTTCATTCAATTGGTCCATTGTCAAATAATCTTGGAAAGGAAATCATTAGTTTTGAGTTGCAAAACCAAATTTTTCTGACTTTAAATTCTCAAAACCTAGAAGGGATTCAATTTTTTGTCCATTTTATAATTCCTTGCTAATTATTGAACTTGCTAGGGAGTTCATGcactttgaattatttaaaatgcttgtattattgattttattaagcAACAACTTAATTGACTTAGAGGTtagataatgaaaataatttaaatgaaaagaaatttatttaataaagttCATATATTAATGAGAGAACATACTTTCAAGTTTATTGATCAATTCAACATGGAAAATCAAATTAGTGATTTaggaaaactatataaaaattgaaaagtgaAATCATCAAGAATGGAATTTATTGTACGCGGCCCGGGGGGTTGGTGATAGTGGAAGTAAACAACTTGATTATAACGAGGAAtaaattatcttatttattCACACATCCTAACAACTTAACCAAATATAGAGAAACAATTTACCAATAGACCACTGctttcattaaattatttcaaCTTTTGTCATTACTTTTTctagatttttgaaaattttaatgaaaaaaatatattaatttattgtaGTGtgtaaacaacaacaacaacaacaacaataatatccAATCAATTAAGTACAATTgacaatatataaaagaattaaataatcaaaattaccTTTGCTTGAGCCCTTCTGTTTTGGAACCAAAACTTGACCTGCTTATGGTCAAGCCCTGCTTCGCTACCCAATTGTTTTTGTTGATCCTCGTCTAGTTGCGGgcatttcttgaagaatcttcattcaaaaattcatgaagagaaaatattattgatcatttttttttataaaataaaccaaaaaaagaaaataacaaaaaaatgtcACAAATACATGGTGGATTAACAAGTATTTCTCCATCATTAATCATGTCTTAAGTTCGAGCATTGGAACTAAAATTTTGGTAAGGAACGTTTAACCGTAAAATGGGACTTGATTCCtcacttgaatttgaatttgtcGGGCCCTGAATCAACTACCAGATACTCACTAATGATTGAGGAGTAGTAAGTACTCTTTTATCCTTAACTAGAAGCCTCGTGTTGAGTCATGGGACAAGAGTTGTCACCATTGATTGGGAGGGGtttagcccccccccccccccaaagtGAGACTTTGTGATGCAAATATGAACTAAGCAGATCCTAAAGTGTGATTTGTCAATGCAAATCTAGATTAGTCGGTCCCAAAAGATAGATTTTCTATGTGATCTAAGATTAGTTGGGccctaaaatgaaatttatcgaCACAAAGTTAAATTAGTCATACCTCAAAAGGGGTATCAAACATGATGGGAAATAGATTGTTTGTGTTTTTGGTGCAAAAATTGGAAAGACATTGAACTTTAACGAACTCATCTTCTTATGCTAAACTCATAAAGAACAAACAAGTTCatttataatgatgtatatataaCAGATTAATCATCAtgataaattatatcaaaaccATTTTAGCAACTCAACAAAAGAAAACAGGAAATGTGAAATCAAAAGTACAAATCTTGTATTTAATATAGTGGACATGTGGGGAACAAGAataaaaccaaaagaaaaatcaataaaaaaaatatatcaattgatgcacaaaaaatacatacaaaaagaaaatcaaatattcTATCactaatgaaatttaattttactactgataatttaattttaccaCTGATGCAGTTTAAGAAAATACATCATCTCtttgaacaaacaaaaaaaatgaacagaTATATCCGAAggatcaaattaatttttttttcaaaaaaaagttgatCTTACGCATCAAGTATTTGAATTTGTTCCATAGAATATTTGTGGTATTGTCCATGACTTTCCGATCTTTTTTGCGAATTTGATGATTCTCCAGCCGGTTCTTCCCCAGAATCTGTCatatttttggataattttCTGTTTGAtacaacaaaataacaaaagaaacacAAAAACTAAGTGTTAAtctatttgattttattatgtaaacaattaatttatataagaaacaactaaaatagaacaaaaagaaaaaaaataaaagagaatttttGTAACACACCTTTTGATTGATGAGTAGTGATAGAGGAAATCAAATATAATGGTCTATTTATAGAGTAGTTGATTGTACATATGAAAGATACATAGAAtctgatattaaaaaaaagagacgggggggggggggggggggactcTAAAGAATACTAAGGGTTTGTTTGGAAAGACACCATGATAATTCAATTTGGTGTAATTATATTATCTAACCTATTACTTGGTCAGGAGGTAATTTCACTTTTCAATTCCTAGGGAGGATATGTGAATTGTTGATAATTACATGGTGTAAttacaatataattattatttaattcttccttttattttatttttgcattttaatttattttctattattataaattctttttctattgttcattattctaaaattttctaaaagtttgttttttattgtatattatttatattttttttccattctcATTCTCAACCTTTACTTCATGTGATTCTATGCAATTATTTTGCATTctctattttttaaacatattcatttatttcattaacataattttgctagtattttaaaattaaattagaattcaGAGTAAGATTATAGACTTATGTTTTCCTATTCTTTTCAATCATATGCATGAATGGCATTTTgaaatttaacatataaaatatacattaaatttttttgattctagaacttatgttatatttttagtttcatttgttttagtagTATTGATTTGAAACTTCACATTgcaagttatatttttttaatagacttgatatattatctttttgtcacatattttaacattttatgaCATAATATTAATCTTTTTGTCTAGCatgcatttatatatatatatatatatatatatatatatatatatatatatatatatatatatatatatatatatatatatatatatatatatatatatgaaacatttattaagtttcttatttttctaatctgaattttaaataattaatttttaattttcaaatttaatataactTTATGGTTGCATTTGTACATCCAAACAACACATGTGTAATTATAGTTTAATTCCACTGTGGCAAATAAGCAAGTAGATGTCGTTATAAGGTTGTATaattattatgttgatatttacTATCCTAATAATTACATCAATTCTTTCAAACAGACAAAAAACGTGAAGAGTGAAGATAACATAggaatttgaatttgttttgattttctctCTTAAAAGATTTGGTTTGATATAAGTAGATATGGtaagtaatttataaattttatatttaaattacaagTTAATGCCTTAAATGGATATTTGAGAAcaattttttccttcaaatcacataattatttttctaatagtaaaatcacaatttttaaaacgattttttaaatatttaatgtaaTATTTAACAAACTCAATTAAAAGAGGATAGACAAGACTTGTCCCCTAAAGAATTAAGGAAAAATGACATGGAATATGCctctcaaattcaaaattt contains these protein-coding regions:
- the LOC101250325 gene encoding homeobox-leucine zipper protein ROC8-like — its product is MTDSGEEPAGESSNSQKRSESHGQYHKYSMEQIQILDAFFKKCPQLDEDQQKQLGSEAGLDHKQVKFWFQNRRAQAKDEKVSSLISHVFGRPFVMDSNLAPQISTLGSPSNSSDGSLLNEDTRGSPIIYPPLRQENNQNSNNFHAHSMISQSPQEHDECNHDSRQQTIMFETVVASMNEMVELWKMNDPFWVDSSSDRRCFIHHEIYGRNFSNQVLPPQTSTGRIESSKDCGIVSMTAVELIHNFLDPVKWMNLFPTIVTKAKTIEVLDSGTWGGSMQLMYEKLHILSPLVEAREFLFIRGCRQPDVTTWIMVDISYDIFNDIQSGVPSYSWKFPSGCAIQDMGNGQSKVTWVEHVQVYEKYHVNHIFRDLLCDREAYGAKRWIVTLQRMCERFNFQMGSTYPNRHDSKGVFHDPEGLKNTIQVSQRMVKKFFEILSMTDNHGDFSISPQLNRGDRISIVKNEETIQPKGFIAIATTSLWLPLSFQDVFSFFNDYKTRNQWDILTGGNNVIELDRVLTGTFPGNNITVIQPYNMHKEMLVLEETSIDEMGAFLVYAPIDLRAINSIVNGGDATKVPFLPSGIIISPDGRLSSNRDSTPNAQNGSILTVTFQIMICGNNNPTSRQQKMEVVGSVHGVLSATILRIKEALGCSDL